The nucleotide sequence TCAAGGGCTTGTCTACGGAAGGGATTAGTGGTCTGACCTCAGCAGCAGtttgcctcttttctttgcttcttcaTAACATCTCGTAGGTCCAGTAGCCCCAACAGAGGATGGAGCTCGACAATCTCCAAGATGAGGTGCTCATGGGGGATACAAACGAAGTCACCGTACCAGCGGCAGTCGTAGCCTCCGCCACGGTGCTTGATATTGGCTTCCATCCACGACTGCCAATCATGGCTGCTGGCCTCATTACGGGTGAGGTTGAAATATATAAGCGTAAAAGCGTTAGTGAGATGATTAAAATCCCCCTACAGAACGATTTCTCGTCATGGATCTTCACGGGGCAGTACAATGAAGACGAAGTGGTTATGAACTACCACCATCAGAACATGCGTATGCACCCCTCTGGCGGCATCTCATCAATGGAGTTCACGGACGATGGCACCTACTTGGTCAGCGCCAGCAGTGATCGCACCATATCAGTGATGGACTGTGTCTCCCTCCGTCTTGTTATCCACATCCCGGCCGACGAGATGCGGGCCTACGTGGCTGGCAAGAAGAAGCTGAACGCGATGAACATGAAGAATGACCCGACTgcaaaaggggaaaagggggctAGAAGGAGGGCTGCAGCTACggggcgcagcagtggcagtggcggctgcACTGTGCCGGTCAACCCACACAAACATGGCATCTCCTCTATCAATGTCTGCGACGAAAATCTGATAGCGACaggagacgacgacgggCTTATCGTGGTGTGGGACATGCGCGTGCGGAATCCGGTGTACAACTATCACGAGCACGGCGACTACGTGTCGCAGCTTTGCTACTTTACAGATGCCCAAGAGCtcgtctccagcagcggtgatACCTGTCTCGGCGTCTATGACATGCGAGCCGGCAAAATTCGTGACTTCAGTGTCCGCCGAAAGGACGAGCTCAACTGCTTTGCCTTCATCAACAGCAGTGGCATTAGCAACGCGACTTTCATTCCAAGTATTGTGTGCGGTACACCTCACGGCGGACTTCCGATATGGAAGTACGGCTCGTGGGCTCGTCCGTACGATGTGATGGACCACCACCCTGCAGAGTGTGAGGCCATTATATCTTTCCACGGTGAGAGCACCGCCTTCAACCATAACCTCATCCTGACTGGCGCGTGCGATGGACTGATCCGGGTGCTACAGATGTACCCGGTGCGACGCAATCTCTGCCAACTGAGCGGGCGTGACTACACCTACTCGCACTCGAACGTGCTCGGGAACCACAGCAGTAGCTGCggacaacagcaacaaggcAACTACGTGGTGCGTCGCGCGCGCGGACAGGAGGCCATCAGCcgcatgtgtgtgtcccACGACGCCCACCTACTTGCTGTCAGCGGCTCGGACAACATCATTGACTTCGTCGACATCGCTTTCATGAACGACGAGGCAGCACTAGATCAGCTTCGCGGTCGCGCGGAGCAGCGACATCTGCGCACGCTACGCGACCTCGACCGTGAGCAGGACGAAGAAGCGGAACACGAACGTCGTCTCATAGAGGGCTGCGGAGCTGGTACTAAAAGCGAAGAATCCAGTGACAACAAGGtgggcagcggtgcctcgTCTTCGTCAAGCGAGGGCAGCAACGTCCATGTCGCAACGGATGCGGGAAAGCAGGCAAGGCTGGATCAGCGCGAGGCGCTGGAACAGAAGTTGACAAAGTTGGGTCTTGTGAGAAAGAAGCGCAGCCACTCGgacagtagcagcagcagcagcactgacGACAGTGATGAGGGCGGTGCTTCAGGAGCAAAGAAGAACAGGGCGTCCACAAAGGCATGGCCGTTATCTGGCAAGAGAGGGGACGCCACAGCAAGGGagggtgccgctgcaccaaTACGGTCACCTTATCAAGCTATCGCCACAGCTCCCCAAAAGGTCTCGAGACAGGCGTCTCGTGGGATCTCAGACACAGGCACAACAGCGAATGGGGTGCCGCTgaaaacgaagaagaagccTCTCCCTGCCAAGATGTCTGCGTCCGCCGCGACTGTGACCTCCACTGACGCTTCCAACGCGAATCCTGGCACTGTAGCCGCGTCTTGTTTTGAAGCGCGGGAGTCGAGGGATTCGATGGAGGTGTATCGGACAGAGCGACAAAAAAAGCGTGagcgcgccgcggcggcccGCTGGTTGAAGGAGGAGCGCCGGAAGAAGGTTAATTTTACCTACGAGAAGCGCCGCAGACGCGTCGGCGGCTTTTTTGGTGATATGGTGAACAGAGAGAACGATAGCGATTAAATAAATGGCGCTCACACAGAGACCTAGCCTACTTTTCTCTCAAGGGagagcttttttttttttctgctcccctctctctctgtaggtATGTCTGAGTTGGTGGCAAATCTGTGCCATTTGCTGCCAAGTAGGACTTGTGTGTGAGTGGAGGCCAAAGTGCGTTACGCTCCAGTTTTTtattgggggggggggtctcCTTCGCTCCATCGGCCATAAGGCCATGTAGAGAAGTCAAACGCCAATACTTtgcaaaggagagagccGGAGCCGTCGTGCTTATATTGCGCTTGCCACTTGAACCTGTGGTCCTATGACGACGTTTGCTACAACACTCACGAATTCGCAACACGAATAACAAAACAGATGTGCACCCCGAGTATGTACACGAGATGGCGGGCTGTAACGCTGCGGAGGATCAATTTTCCGGTGTAATGTCCCTCAGgtgcggtgcatcgctgtgCAGTTTCACTCAACTCCATCTCTGTGCTGCCGACAAACTCACAAGCCCCTGCAAACAAGTAATAGTCTCGCGCGAGTTGAGTGGTCAAGtacctcttttttttttggcagTACAATGCTGGCATGCATACATTCCGTTTGCGTGGATGTGTCGcattggtgtgtgtgtgtggggggggggggttgcgtGCTTCTGGAACCCCTATCCTGTGGGATCTGCCCTCCGACGATGCCTGCTACGGTTTTCTGCAAACCGCGCGCGCAGGTGCACTCCCAATCGCAGTAAATCAGATTCGtacttttcctccctcttcctccctcttttcaaACGTCCGGACAATCCTCTACGACACGAAGCCCCAAGCACCGACTACTGTGGTGTCGCTCACCTCAGGGCTCGTTTTCATGTGTCGTATTTGAAAGCCTTACTGCTTGCCATGCCTGCACTCCCTGCCtccaaaggaaaaggcgccgctgcggcctccAAGAAAAAGGTGCGCGCTCCGGAGCCCTGTGGCTGCGGAGTCGACACGTATCGTCCATCACCGAAAGGCAGGAAGACACCCGCCGCTGTAGTGCACAACCCTGGATGTGTGTACCAGCGGACGACGTGCGGTGCCTACCCTCACCTCACATGCTGCACGACGTGCCAGGAGCCGTGCCGCTTTTGCCTCGGCCAGAACCGCTGGTGCCCCCACTGCTACGAAAGGCAGTGCGTGTACCAGTACAAGCGCGTCGTTATGGGTGTAGAGCCGTTGACCGGCGCCGATATGGGACCTGGCaaggcagaggtggtggcgtccctcccccgccgCGGCACCTCTCGACGCCGAACTACGGTGCGCTTAGTCGACAAGAAGCGCAGTACGCCCAACCTGCCGCGCGgcgcttctgcgctgctACAAGGCACTCACGCTGCGGTGAGTTGAGTTTTGAACGTGATGAAAGCGCACCGATGGAGCCGAGTTTTCGTGCTAGAATGCGTCTTTCAGGAACAccgagatggagaaggaagagagaagcgttATGTACAGTAGTGTTTCACACCCTCTTGGTGTCGTGTGATTGTTACGCTGGCCTTCCATTATAGGGTGGCCAGCATCACCGATTTTCTGGCTATCACTCACGTCTGCGTGCCGTTGTTGCAGTTCACGTTGACACGATTGTACTGGTGCCTCATTCGCGCTCCAGGTCGGTTTTTCTTTGATTCTCGTTTCTCCCTGGCTCTGTCTGTACAGTTGGCTGTCACACTTGATTGCCGGACTACCTCACGCTCTGGTCGAAAATGACGATAGTCCCTATTCATTTTCCCCATAGGCTGTCTTTCTCGTATGGAGCGCGCGTCACCACATCTCGCCCTGTGTCAAAGAAACtgtgccttttctctccttctctgtaGGATGATCTTGTACTCGAGCTTGTCGCCAATCCCACAGCTGTGATAGTCATCTCACCGCAAGTGGGCCAAAGAAAGCAGATTCCTGGAGAGGATGCGTATGGGGCTCGAGTGGATTGGCATGCCTGTAGCGTCGCGCGTTTTTCCCAATTTCTATTGGCGAGCGGCATCTGTGGCGCTCTCGCCACGTTACATTACTTCGCCTGTGAAGTGTTGtactttttctttctttttcttttcttttatTTGCCTTTtgaggtggaggggagaggggtgccCGCtgatgtgtgtgttcgcTACTCATCTTTCTCGtagacacacacgtgcgtgcaTGCCTGGGAGTCCCCCCTCACAGACTCAATAGGGTATATCACAAGCCTAGTAGACTCGACTCCAAAGCGACGAAGCGTGCCAGGCTGCTCACAgcaacacacaaacaccctGGAGCACCTCCAATACGGGCGAACCACTTTCTGGGCCCGTGCAGGCGCTTCTGACTGATAGGCTTAGTTCTGCCCTCTAGAAAGAACCAGCCTCTCAACAGAATCCGTCTCACAAAACGAGCATGAGCGGCGAGATGGCGGATAACGAGTCGGGGGAGCGACTCTACGTCCTGTATGGCTCCGAGACAGGCAACGCAGAGAGCATTGCGAAGCGTCTCCACCACGATGCGATTACCACTCACGGCTTCGCCGACGCCGAATGCATGACACTGaacgaggcggcagcgaagaagcTCTTTGACACGCAACTCACCGAAGACACAGCCACGTCGCTGTGTGTCGTGATCGTGTGTAGCACCACAGGTGATGGCGAGCCACCGCAAAATGCCGCTCGCTTTCGACGATGGCTGCGTAATACTAGTGGGACTCTTCACAGGATTCGCTACTGCCTTCTGGCTCTCGGGGACACAAACTACAGCAACTTCTGCGCCCCCGGCATCTTTATGGACAACAAGCTCAGCGGCATGGGCGCCGTCCGCTGCTACCCGCGCGGCGAGGCTGACGACGGCGTTGGATTGCACCTCATCGTGAACCCGTGGGTGGAGGGTCTGTGGACTGCGCTGAAGAAAAACATCACGGAAAGGACCGCGGCCATCGGGCACAAGAAGTACACGACGGGAGAGACTCGTATCGACATGTCTGTGACGCAGGTGGCAGCCATCCTCTACTCTCACGCTTCTCCGCTAtgcgcagccaccgcacTCTTTCTGTACGAGAGGATCACCGAGCTAGGTGGCAAGGTCGATTTATACCCCATTCAGTACTTTCACCCCCGCACCAGCCTCAATAGACCCCCAAAGGTGCTCTTCTTTGTTCTCTGCGCAGAATACGATACGGACACTCTGTGCGAGGAGTACGTCTGCAATGTCCTGCAGCCGCCATCTCTTGGGCTCCTCAGCTCATGGATAGGGAGCAGTGACtcgtgcgcaccgcctcccGCAGAGgccgcagagctgcagcggtggatgGCAGACCCATCAATTTGCTTCTTCAACTCTTTGTTTGTCTCGCGTAGCCCCGGTGATGCAAGTCGAGCCTCCGTGCTCGACGCCAATTTGAAAGCGATCGCAGCGAGCTGTAAGCTGGAGTTTCTTTGTCCATGCCAGCTCTCCGGTGAAGTGCCGTCGGTCGCGATTAGCGAGAAGGACGTGTTCCTGTGGATAGAGAAGGTGCTGGGCAGTCTTCCAGGGGTGACAGCCAGCGCAGGGCACATTCATCAGAGTGTGAAGCGTTTCTTTGACAACCAGGTTGGCTTGGCCTTTCGAGCCGCACAGGTACCGGTGTGCCGCAAAGGACACGGCGTCGAAAGTGACGATAATAtcacgagcggcagcagcgatgcggaGCACACGTTCTCCAGAAACGACGCCTCTCGCGGCGCGGGCAGGTTGAGAAGGCCGAACGAGGTACTCGACGACCTGTTTACCCCCATTGTCTTTCTCTACTCGGCTAGCTCCCCTGTTGTGAAACGGTGCGCTATGGAACTCTTTAGCGGTGCCAGGCGACATCACCTGCACAGCTCCATTGGGGAGCTCAGCCACTTTCACGAAACGGGCTTTCCCAGGGGTGCCACGTTTGTGTTCGTTCTCTCTGGACTGTTGACAAAATCGTTGATGCGCGTGTTGAGGGTGCTGCGCAGGCTGCAGAGTCAGGGCAAACATGTCTTCAATGTAAACTTTGCCATTCTTGGCATTGACAAGACCTCCCAGAGTGACAGGTTTAACGCCTGTGCGCTGGAGCTGGAGACTCTCCTGCTGGAGATGAAGGCCAAGAAAATTCATTGCACAGGTTTGGCAGATGTGGACAGTGGCGCCCTTGCGCCTTTCATCCAGTCGTGGGGGTCGAACATCTGGGGCGCCATCGTGCATCCCATGAAGAATACCACCTACATGGACATGGCATCTCCCGAGATTCAGATGCAGCATAGCGTGGCGTTGTTGGAGACCAGTGCTCG is from Leishmania panamensis strain MHOM/PA/94/PSC-1 chromosome 35 sequence and encodes:
- a CDS encoding hypothetical protein (TriTrypDB/GeneDB-style sysID: LpmP.35.4830); its protein translation is MELDNLQDEVLMGDTNEVTVPAAVVASATVLDIGFHPRLPIMAAGLITGEVEIYKRKSVSEMIKIPLQNDFSSWIFTGQYNEDEVVMNYHHQNMRMHPSGGISSMEFTDDGTYLVSASSDRTISVMDCVSLRLVIHIPADEMRAYVAGKKKLNAMNMKNDPTAKGEKGARRRAAATGRSSGSGGCTVPVNPHKHGISSINVCDENLIATGDDDGLIVVWDMRVRNPVYNYHEHGDYVSQLCYFTDAQELVSSSGDTCLGVYDMRAGKIRDFSVRRKDELNCFAFINSSGISNATFIPSIVCGTPHGGLPIWKYGSWARPYDVMDHHPAECEAIISFHGESTAFNHNLILTGACDGLIRVLQMYPVRRNLCQLSGRDYTYSHSNVLGNHSSSCGQQQQGNYVVRRARGQEAISRMCVSHDAHLLAVSGSDNIIDFVDIAFMNDEAALDQLRGRAEQRHLRTLRDLDREQDEEAEHERRLIEGCGAGTKSEESSDNKVGSGASSSSSEGSNVHVATDAGKQARLDQREALEQKLTKLGLVRKKRSHSDSSSSSSTDDSDEGGASGAKKNRASTKAWPLSGKRGDATAREGAAAPIRSPYQAIATAPQKVSRQASRGISDTGTTANGVPLKTKKKPLPAKMSASAATVTSTDASNANPGTVAASCFEARESRDSMEVYRTERQKKRERAAAARWLKEERRKKVNFTYEKRRRRVGGFFGDMVNRENDSD